The Callospermophilus lateralis isolate mCalLat2 chromosome 3, mCalLat2.hap1, whole genome shotgun sequence genome has a segment encoding these proteins:
- the Slc8a3 gene encoding sodium/calcium exchanger 3 isoform X6, which produces MEEEEAKRIAEMGKPILGEHPKLEVIIEESYEFKTTVDKLIKKTNLALVVGTHSWRDQFMEAITVSAAGDEDEDESGEERLPSCFDYVMHFLTVFWKVLFACVPPTEYCHGWACFVVSILIIGMLTAIIGDLASHFGCTIGLKDSVTAVVFVAFGTSVPDTFASKAAALQDVYADASIGNVTGSNAVNVFLGIGLAWSVAAIYWALQGQEFHVSAGTLAFSVTLFTIFAFVCISVLLYRRRPHLGGELGGPRGCKLATTWLFVSLWLLYILFATLEAYCYIKGF; this is translated from the exons ATGGAGGAAGAGGAAGCCAAGAGGATAGCAGAGATGGGAAAGCCAATATTGGGTGAACACCCCAAACTAGAGGTCATCATTGAAGAGTCCTATGAGTTCAAG ACTACAGTGGACAAACTGATCAAGAAGACAAACCTGGCCTTGGTCGTGGGGACCCACTCCTGGAGGGACCAGTTCATGGAGGCCATCACTGTCAGTGCAG CAGGGGATGAGGATGAGGATGAGTCAGGGGAGGAGAGGCTGCCATCCTGCTTTGACTACGTCATGCACTTCCTGACGGTCTTCTGGAAGGTGCTGTTTGCCTGCGTGCCCCCCACGGAGTACTGCCACGGCTGGGCCTGCTTCGTGGTCTCCATCCTCATCATCGGCATGCTCACCGCCATCATCGGGGACCTGGCCTCCCACTTCGGCTGCACAATTGGTCTCAAGGATTCAGTCACAGCTGTTGTTTTTGTGGCATTTGGTACCTCTGTGCcag ATACATTTGCCAGCAAAGCCGCCGCCCTCCAGGACGTGTACGCAGACGCCTCCATCGGCAACGTTACTGGCAGCAACGCCGTCAATGTCTTCCTGGGTATTGGCCTGGCCTGGTCCGTGGCCGCCATCTACTGGGCCCTGCAGGGACAGGAGTTCCACGTGTCCGCAGGCACACTGGCCTTCTCCGTCACCCTTTTCACCATCTTTGCATTTGTCTGCATTAGTGTGCTCTTGTACCGACGGCGGCCCCACCTGGGTGGGGAGCTCGGTGGCCCCCGCGGCTGCAAGCTGGCCACGACGTGGCTCTTTGTGAGCCTGTGGCTCCTCTACATACTCTTTGCCACATTGGAGGCCTACTGCTACATCAAGGGGTTCTGA